Below is a genomic region from Ziziphus jujuba cultivar Dongzao chromosome 7, ASM3175591v1.
AAGGATCAGTCCAGAAATTTATAGAGGCTCCATTTCCAAGTGTATACCAGGACCCACTCTTAATAAGATTTCTGGAGCTTAAAATTCCTTTTCAGATCCAAGAAGCTCCTTTCATCTGTTTGCACTCAAAGAAAGATTTCCCTTTTAGATATTTAGCAAAAAGCATCCTAGTCCATAGCTTATCCATCCCGAGAGCTACATTCCAAACAAGTTTAGCAAGAGGAGCAGAATTAAAATCCCTGAACCTTCTAATCCCGAAACCTCCAAATTCTTTTGATTTACAAATTTCATTCCAAGCTTTGAGAGTCAGGAAACCAGATGAGTTTGGCTTTGTTTTCCACCAGAACTTCCTTACCAAAGCATCCAGCTCATCATAAATACCTCTTGGGATTTTGAAAGTTTCCATCGAATAGATAGGTATAGCTTGAACAACCGACTTGAGGAGAGTAACTTTACCCACCTTAGATAGGAGTTGCTTGTTCCAACCATCCAGCCTGTCTCGGACCCGATCTTTGAGCTTAAAGAAATCTTTTGGCTTATTCTTTCCCATAATTAATGAGTTTCCAAGGTAAACGGAATTTGAGCCCATTTCTTTGAAGCCTAGAATTTCCTTAATGAATTTCTTATCTCTTCTGCTCGAATTCTTTGAGAAAACAATACTGGACTTTTCCATATTTGCTTGTTGGCCGAACCACTCATAATATTTCTTGAAATAAGCATTAACAACCTCTGCCTCTTGTGGTTTTACCCTGCACATTATAAGCAAATCATCTGCATACATGAGGTGACTGATAGCTGGaccattttttgaaatttttattccaTGGATaaaccctctttctttctcctttGAAAGCAATCTTGTAAGAAATTATGAACAGAGAATGAATAGTAGAGGCAAAAGGGGGTCTCCTTGTTGCAACCCTCTGCTTGGAGAGAAAGAACCACATATGCTACCATTTAGCAGTAATGAGTAGTGGACAGAACACACACAACTCCGGATTAGTCTTCTGAACCCTTCGGCAAAACCCCAAGCAGCTAAAGCCCTGTTCAAAAATTGCCATTCCACTCTATCATAGGCTTCCTTTAGGTCAACTTTCATCATCATGAGACCATTCTTCCTTTTATGCGATCTAATCTTATGCATCACTTCATGAGCTACCATTGTATTCTCAGCAATCCAACGTCCCTTGACAAAGGCCCCTTGGTTCGGGGAAATCATCCTCTCTAGGAAAGTACTAAGCCTTCCcgtcaaaatttttgaaacaatCTCATAAGTAAAATTGCAGAGATTTATTGGTCTGTAATGATTAAAATTCTAAGGGTGGTTTGTTTTTGGAGTAAGGATGATTAAGGTTGAGTTGACACTAAGCGGAACACTTAAATTCTTGAAATATTCCTGGGTATAGCTAATCACACTCTCCTTGACAATGTTCCAATAGCTTCTGTAGAAGATTCCAGGAAAACCATCCGGACTTAGGCTTTTCAAAGGGTGTAGACTGCAAACTGTTTCTTTGATTTCCTCTTCTGAAGGTATTCTGATAAGTATTGTGTTGTCTGCATGAGTGATGCATAAGTCACCCAGTTGTTGGATTTCTTCTGAAGCCGAAGGAAAATTTGATCTGAAGAGCTCTTTAAACTGATTAATAAAATACCGTCTAATGAGGATCAGCTCATATAACCATTCTTAGCCATCTTTGATGGCATTAACTCTATTTAATCTCCTCTTCGTGACCGTACGCAAGTGGAAAAACTTAGTATTTTTATCGCTTTCTTTAAGCCATATATCTCTAGACTTCTGGCGGATAATGGATTCCCAACGGGACCTCTGAGTTCTCAGCTCTTTAATCACTGAACTTTCTTTAAATCTATCTCCATTTTGTTGTGCTTTGTTCAGCTCCTCCTTTAAAGCTTTAATTCTAATATTAGCATATCCAAAATGGTCTCTATTCCATCTTTGCAAGGCCTTGGAGGTATTCATTAAGCTTCTCTTTAACTTGTGGCACTCCATACCTGGTTTCCATCTCTCTAGTCAGGCTTTCTTAACCACTTTGTAGCTTGTTTGATCAGTCCAAGCTTTGAAGAATCCAAAAGTCCTATTACATTTGTTCTTAGCTCCTTCTGATCGGATAACAAACGGACAGTGATTCGACTCCTCGAAATTGAGGTACTCAACGAAAGCAAGAGGATTAGCTTCAAGCCAATCTTTGTTTGCAATAGCTCTATCTAATCTTTCTTTTACAGCTGCTTGATCAGTTTGACCATTAGTCCAGGTATACCTCTCTCCATTAAAACCCAGATCAATACCTCCCACATTCTCCATAAACTCCTTCAGGAACAACCTTCTTTTCCAAATACCTCGGCCTCCTTGTTTTTCTGAGACATCCACCACCTCATTGCGATCACCACAAATAAGCCAAGGAGACTTATTACTAGCTACGACTTGTCCAAAGTTCTCCCCAAAAGCCTTTTTTCCCCCTATATAGGAGGTTCCATAACAAGCAAATAAACTCCAAGAAGTCTTCATATCGTCACTTATTATGTTTCCATAGATAATCCTTTCCGAACTTCAAGCAATTTCTAAGGTTATAAAATCCGCCCACATAAGATATAAACCACCAACAGCACCCTTTGCTTCCACAATCTCCATATTAAAGAACCCAAGGCCTCTGCAGACCTTTTCTAAttgtttccttttccttttagtCTCACACATGAAAACACAGCTAGGTTTATGCTTTCTAACCAaattttttagcaaatttaggactTTCGGCTTTCCAAGACCCCTACAATTCCAAGAAAGAATGGTCAAGGAGGCCGGAAGGACATGATCAGGCCCGCCTTCTTGACCTACTGGAAATCCAATTGACATCTTGAGGATGACTCAACCCCATTCCGTGCTCTCTCCCTTTGTGCTCGTTGTCTTGCTTCTCTTTTCCATGACCAATTCTATCCAGCTGCTTCGTTTCGTTCTCGTGTGAGTGGTCTGTTCCTTGGAGTTTCTATGGTTTCTGTTGCATCTTGCTCTTCCCTAATTTGGAGATTTGAGAAATTAAAGTCAAAACACTCCATAGCTAAATTTATGTTCCTCCCAGGATGGTTAGGGGGAGGGTCTTCTCTTAGGTTTTGGACTTGGGACTCCATTTCTAATCGAACTAAGCTTTTCTTTGAAGGCCCAATTAAATCTACACTAGCTGGCTTTTTGCGGGTCAGAAAAGGCCTGAGTTCATTAATGATTGTCTCTTTCTCGCCTAAAGCCCTTCTAGCAATAATTGGGCCTAAAACATCATGTTTAAAAATACTTGGGTCTACTGGCCCTATATCTTTCTCCTCATAAGCATGTGACGCTGATAGAAATACTGAGAAATTTAAGGCCCATTGTTCTAGGATGGAGGGATCAAGATTTTTACTTTTGATTCTTTGCCAGACAAATCGTTGGAGTTCTGCATCAATAATCAAATCATAGCTTTTAATGGTTAATGCCTCGAGCTCTAGGCATATTGCCTTAGCTGCTCTGTGTGCCTCCTCCATATTTGAAGGCCTATTCAAACTTGTCCCTTGGCACTCCTCCTCGAGCTCCACAATACTGTCATAAAGAGCCCCGTTAGAAGATGGTATGTTGGTAATTGCGCCGCAGTTAGGTTCAATCTGAGACTTTCCTCCGACCAATTCACTCTGACCATTTATTGTTTCCGATGGATTTCAGAAACAAAGGCTTCCTAAATTTTCCGACTGCAGCCAAGGCCCATACAATTGAGCTACAAAACCATTACTGTTTGTGATTGTAGCTGGTTCCTCAAGCTGACATTTCCTAGTAACATGAGAGATGAAGCCACATTTGTAACAGAAATCTCCAAgccttttatatttaaattgaaccCAAAAATCAGAACCACCTGCACGACTTTGAAAGAACCCCACAGGGAGACGCCTTTCCACATCTATATTTACCTTGAACTTCAGAAATCTTTGTGCAACTACACATCGCCGGTTAATAGACTCTTTGTGTACCTTTCCGAGCTTTTCCCCCACTATGAGTGCTGTCTCCTCATGTAAGTAGATTGGAGGTAGGCCATGGACTTGAGCTACAAAAGTGGagtatttgaaagaaatctcaGAAATTGCCAGATCCATCGGCCATTCTTTTAGCACTAAGTGGGCACCATTGAGCGACCAATGTCTTCCACGGAATATTGTTTCTTTGTCTTCTGGGTTGCCAAAAGAGAGTTTAAAAATAGTTTCATCTAATTTCTCTATTTGGACTTTTGCCCGAAGTTTCCAGGTTTTTGCCATAATTTCTGAAACTGTAAATCTGCAAAGCTTCTTGTTGAGAGGATTTTTCCAAGAAGGATCTTATTTGATGCCGCTGCAGAATAGTTTCCTTTTGGTTTTAATGATAAGGAGCAGAACGAGTTGTGAACATCTATAACTCTGTTTCCATTCTCATCCATCGTGGTCAAGAAGGCAGTCTTAGTCAAGCTCCAACTCATAGGCACACCTTCGCACCACCCAGCCActacaaaagaaagaaatcacGAAGATGGTTTCCACTCTATATCCCTGGATAGCAGATTCAACATGGACTTCATATGAGAACAAACAaatcttgtaaaaatataaagctgattttaaattctttaaggCAAAATCGAAAATCaaatttacatttaaaatttaaaactcggataagaataaaaaaataaaataaaaactcaaaaagcTTCCAAAAGCGTTTGTAAAGTGTCCCAGAAAATGACAAATAGGATgggaattttttctttcttatttcccTGACAAGCAAGTCTTGTTATTGTTACTACCTATTATCAACcacacaaaaaaggaaaaaaaaaaaaaatgatttgtttTACTACCAAACACTATGCGATATGCACATCAACCTGCATGACCCGCACATAAATTGTAGCCGCAAACAATAATTGGGAAGTCTCTATGGATTAATATTCAaacataaataacaaaattcatataatagatttacataacaaattttatttcgatCACGTAAAATATTTACAGATCGTCAACCATATGTCAcattacataaaatatttactttaattGTGTTTGATTCTTTAGAAAACGACAAATTTGTAATAATTGTCATTTATTCTCAAGTGGTATAGATATTATGAAtctatgaaataaaaattgactTGTGAAAGTCAATTTTAAAGCCGAGAGAAACTTTTTTCTTCCataattcatttaaaataaaaataaaaaaacgttTAACTTGAACATAAACGTTTTATGCACCATACTTAGGTTTGAAGACATATTTCCCTTTTgacatatattattaaaagttgttttttaattttcaggctcaaaagatttttcagacactatttaaacaattttgaaaaataattttaaaaagaaaaacaaaagcaaaaactatCTCAACTAAAGTTTAATGATATATGATAAAACTAATTTATGACTCTAGTAATactaaatttgttaaaatatttattaaatttatttatcaaataatataatataatatatttatatttaattaatttatttattttttaataaatatattaatcaataatatattgataaatattatttaataaatatttttgataaatatcatTCGTACCTACAGATATTTTTActagaaaaacaataatattgaataaatttattaatgaaaGTTATTTAAACAATTTATGCAATATGCAACTTTATTActgatttttattcaaaaaaaaatctttatattactgatttttattaaaaaaatctttattattaattttaaccccaaaaaaaaaaaattatatatatatatatatgtatttatatatatacttttttgaaagcaaaagaATCTGGAATTTACGATTTTGGGCTTGGTGTTTTGTGTCATATAACAAACTTAAAACCACAAAGGTCACTGCTTTACGGTGTCACGTGTATTTCACTCCGACCTGATTCTTACTTTTGGGTGCTGTCAACACCAACTTGGGCGAAGCAAACCCTAACCCTCGAATTCTTCAACCTTCCGATTCCGAACAATGGTGAGGAAGCGAAAGCTGGAACCGAAAACGACGGAGGCATCGGAGCCCTCCAaaaagcaacaacaacaacaacaacaacagaagGTTAGCGAGGAACCAAAACCTCAGAAAGAACCAGAAGACGAAGCAGtcgaagaagatgaagaagaagacgaagaagacgTTGAAGAAGATGAATACGAAGAATAcgaagaggaagaagatgaagaagaagaagactcggacgatgaagaagaagaagaagggaatgCTGCTAATCACGCTAAAACGCCGTCGGTTTCGGGTGTGGGTGGTGGTGTtggtggtgatgatgatgaggaagaGTCTATTCAGAAGCTTCTGGAACCCTTCAGTAAAGACCAGCTATTGAATCTGCTAATTGAAGCTTCGGAAAAGCATGGGGATGTGGCGGATCTGATCCGGAAGGTCGCCAACGAAGACCCGGTCAACCGGAAGATATTCGTCCACGGGCTTGGCTGGGACACGAACGCGGAGGCACTCACCGCCGTGTTCAAGCAATACGGCGAGATCGAAGACTGCAAGGCCGTGTGTGATAAGGTCTCCGGGAAGTCCAAGGGTTACGGTTTCATTCTTTTCAAGAGTCGCGGCGGAGCTCGCAGGGCGCTGAAGCAGCCTCAGAAGAAGATTGGTAACCGCATGACTGCTTGCCAGCTAGCCTCGGTCGGCCCGGTCCCGCCCTCGAGCACCGCCGCAGCCTCCGGTGCCCCTGCTCCGCAGTCGCAGCCGACGTCGGAATATACACTGAGAAAGATTTATGTGAGCAATGTTGGAGCAGAGCTTGACCCGCAGAAGTTGTATACCTTCTTCTCCAAGTATGGAGAGATTGAGGAGGGGCCTCTGGGACTCGATAAGATGACTGGAAGGCCTAAAGGGTTTTGTTTATTCGTTTACAAGTCGATGGAGAGTGCAAAGAGAGCTCTTGAAGAGCCGCATAAGAATTTCGAGGGCCACATTTTGCATTGCCAGAGAGCAATCGATGGTCCTAAGCCGGGAAAGGCCCAGCATCAGCATCAGAACCAGCACCAGCACCAGCCCCACCATAACCATAATTCGCATTCGCATGGTAACCAATTCCAGAGGAATGAGAATCCTGGTTATGTTGCTGGGGCTGCGACTGCGACTGCCCCGGGCCATCTGATGGCACCGGCCGGCCCCGGGATTGGGTTTAACCAAGGGCCTGCGGCGGCCCAGGCATTGAACCCTGCCCTTGGCCAGGCTCTAACCGCGTTGCTTGCAAGTCAGGGTGCTGGGTTGGGGCTAACGAATTTGTTGGGATCTTTTGGGTCCACTGCGGCTGTGAATCCAGGTGTGCCAGGTACTACAGGCCATGGAATACAGAGTGCTTATGGAAGTCAAGCCAATATAAGCCCCGGAGTCATCGGAGGCTATGGAAATCAAGGTGCAATTCCGGGAGGTTATCCAAATCAGCAGATAGGGCCTGGTGGTTCTGGAAGAGGGCAACATGGTGTTGGACAATATGGTGTCGGTCCAACATACATGGGGCACTAGGTGCCCCTCAGGTATAACAAAGCACTTTTTATTTTGTCGgctatgttattattattattttttttttttatgcatagtTTCTGTGCAAATTCATTTTTAATGTTGGGAGGCAAATTTTTTAGTGGGGAAAAATGTAACATGTGTTGATTTTGAGTCTTCTCTTTAAagtgctaacattaaaaaataaattttgaatcacATAATATGGAAGTTTCTGTCTTTTAGTCAATTTGTCTTGCAGCTTGCAAGCTTATAGATGAATGGGATAAAAGTTCATCTGCAGATAGGTACTTAAGTTCTAAATTTTTATGTGCTAAAGTTGTGACTTTGGGAAGTTAGATGTTGGAAATGTGGCATCTTAAGTTTTCACATTGAATTTTTGGaactgaaaatttaattttcaattgattaATCCATCTTGGAATATTGTTGTTGGATATGGTATTATACACCCTTACAATTATATCAGAAATGTTCACAGCCTGCAAACAGTATTATGTCTCTCTTACATAGTTAAAAACCAAAACCTTACACAGCGGTTTAATGATTCCATATGGGTGCATTGTTAATTTTGTTGTGTGTTCACAACTGAAGGTTGATATAATGTTAACAGGCTTGCATATATATGTCCCTTTTTGAGTAAACCAACCAATCTTTTGAAAAGCACCTGCTAAACAATGTA
It encodes:
- the LOC132804484 gene encoding uncharacterized protein LOC132804484, whose translation is MKTSWSLFACYGTSYIGGKKAFGENFGQVVASNKSPWLICGDRNEVVDVSEKQGGRGIWKRRLFLKEFMENVGGIDLGFNGERYTWTNGQTDQAAVKERLDRAIANKDWLEANPLAFVEYLNFEESNHCPFVIRSEGAKNKCNRTFGFFKAWTDQTSYKVVKKA
- the LOC107425464 gene encoding UBP1-associated protein 2A, with the protein product MVRKRKLEPKTTEASEPSKKQQQQQQQQKVSEEPKPQKEPEDEAVEEDEEEDEEDVEEDEYEEYEEEEDEEEEDSDDEEEEEGNAANHAKTPSVSGVGGGVGGDDDEEESIQKLLEPFSKDQLLNLLIEASEKHGDVADLIRKVANEDPVNRKIFVHGLGWDTNAEALTAVFKQYGEIEDCKAVCDKVSGKSKGYGFILFKSRGGARRALKQPQKKIGNRMTACQLASVGPVPPSSTAAASGAPAPQSQPTSEYTLRKIYVSNVGAELDPQKLYTFFSKYGEIEEGPLGLDKMTGRPKGFCLFVYKSMESAKRALEEPHKNFEGHILHCQRAIDGPKPGKAQHQHQNQHQHQPHHNHNSHSHGNQFQRNENPGYVAGAATATAPGHLMAPAGPGIGFNQGPAAAQALNPALGQALTALLASQGAGLGLTNLLGSFGSTAAVNPGVPGTTGHGIQSAYGSQANISPGVIGGYGNQGAIPGGYPNQQIGPGGSGRGQHGVGQYGVGPTYMGH